In Thalassococcus sp. S3, the sequence GCGAAGGCCACCGCTTCCGGCACCAGCGCCAGCGCAACCGTCAGGCCCGACAGCAGCTCCGTCCGGATCTGGCCCGGCGTCAGCCGCACCTCACCCGGTGCCACGCGAAAATCGCCAAAACGGCGCGCGCGCTCGCCCGTGGGCGCTTCAAAGAAAGCCATACTCTGTCCCATCTGTTCGCTGCATCGCAGCGATTTATCTAAGTTGGCCGCTCCACGCTACCGGGGGCAGCGGGATGCAGCTATGCGATGGGCACATATCAGGCACAGCGCGGAATGCACGGTATTCTTGGGCATACGAGGCCGATTGTCCCCTTGCGCCGCAGCGTCATTGGCCCAAAAGTAGCCGGGACGCGCGCGCAGTTATGAGGCAGGCACATGGCGGACACAAAGATCGGCGTGATCGGCGGATCGGGCATTTACGAGATCGACGGGCTTACAGATGCGGAATGGACACAAGTTGACAGCCCCTGGGGCCCACCGTCCGATGCGATCCTGACCGGCACGCTCGACGGTGTGCCCATGGCCTTCCTGCCCCGCCACGGGCGGGGCCATGTCCATTCGCCCACCACCGTGCCCTACCGCGCCAATATCGACGCGCTCAAACGGCTGGGCGTCACCGATGTCATCTCCGTCTCCGCCTGCGGCTCTTTCCGGGAAGAGATGGCGCCCGGCGATTTCGTCATCGTCGATCAGTTCATCGACCGCACCTTCGCGCGGGAGAAGTCCTTCTTCGGCACCGGCTGCGTCGCCCATGTCTCCGTCGCCCACCCGACCTGCCCGCGCCTCTCCGACGCGTGTGAGACCGCGGCGCGGGAGGCTGAGATCACCGTACGTCGCGGTGGCACCTACCTGGCGATGGAAGGCCCTCAATTCTCGTCACTGGCCGAATCGAAAATGTATCGCGATGTCTGGGGCTGCGACGTGATCGGCATGACCAACATGCCCGAAGCCAAACTCGCCCGCGAGGCGGAGCTTTGCTATGCCTCCGTCGCCATGATCACCGATTACGACAGCTGGCACCCCGATCACGGTGCGGTAGAGATCACCGATATCATCCGCACCCTTCAGGGCAATGCCGACAAGGCCCGCACCCTCGTCAGCCGCCTGCCCTTCCTGCTGGGCCCCGAGCGTCTCCCCTGCCCGCATAGTTGCGACCGCGCGCTTGAACACGCCATCATGACCGCGCCTGAAAAACGCGATCCCGCCTTGCTGGCCAAGCTGGACGCCGTGGCGGGGCGTGTGCTGCAGCCGTCATGATCTTGGATCGTCTCCTTGTTCGTCACAGGTGACATCCCGTCTCTCGATCTGGCGCAGGATGACACGCCACCGGAATTTCCAGCGCTTCGGCCCCTCCGCTTCAAAAGGAAACCAGAATGCCTTTCGACCTCTGGCTCGCTTTCGTAGCCGCTTCGACCGCCCTCCTGCTGATCCCCGGCCCTACCGTTCTGCTGGTGCTGAGCTATGCACTTTCCAAGGGCCGGAGTGTCGCCGTGGCTTCCGCCGCTGGTGTCGCGCTGGGAGACCTTGTGGCCATGACCGCCGCCCTCATGGGGCTGGGGGCCCTCGTTCTGGCGTCTGCGACGCTCTTCACATTGCTCAAATGGGCCGGGGCGATTTACCTGGTCTTTCTCGGCATCAAGCTTTTGCGCTCCGCGCCCTCCTCCGGCCTCGATGCAGTGCGCACCAGCAGGGAGGTTACCGCGCGCTCTGTCTTCGGCCATGCCGCCGCCGTCACCGCGCTCAACCCCAAATCCATCGCGTTCTTCATCGCCTTCGTTCCGCAATTCATCCGGCCCGACGCAGCGCTCTTGCCCCAATTCGCGATCCTGATCGCAACCTTCGTGGGCCTTGCCACGCTCAATGCGCTCGCCTATGCGCTGCTGGCCGACCGGCTTCGTGCCACCATCGGGCGCCCCTCCGTCATCACATGGCTCACCCGTGCAGGCGGTGCCACGCTGATCGGCATGGGCGTCCTCACAGCAACCCTTCGCCGCGCAACACCCTGAGATCACATATGAAAACCGTCCAAGACTATATCCGCACCATCGTCGACTTCCCGCATGAAGGGATCATGTTCCGTGATGTCACGACGCTTTTTGCAGACCCACGTGGATTTCGCATGGCCATCGACCAGTTGCTGCATCCCTATGCAGGTCAGCAGATCGACAAGGTCGTGGGGCTTGAGGCGCGGGGCTTCATCCTTGGCGGCGCGGTCGCGCACCAACTCACGGTTGGCTTTGTTCCGATCCGCAAAAAGGGCAAGCTGCCCGGCACCACGATCAGCCAGGACTACAAGCTCGAATACGGTGAGGCGATCGTCGAGGTTCACGATGACGCCATCCAACCCGGAGAGAAAGTGCTTGTCGTCGATGATCTGCTGGCCACCGGCGGCACGGCGGCCGCTGGCATTTCACTGATTGAACGCCTGGGCGGAGAGATCGTCAGCTGTGCTTTCGTCATCGACCTTCCAGATCTCGGCGGGCGCGCGGTTCTGGAGAAAATGGGCATGGATGTGCACGCGCTCTGCTCTTTCGAGGGCGCGTAACGTCGTCCCGAAGGATGGCCCGGACCGCCTCGACATCATTCGGTCATAAATATCTGCTTTTATCCGGGCCCTCGCAAATGCCCTCCGCAGCAGCGCCGCGAGGGCTTGATGCTCACACATCACCTCGCCGCGGCATCACGGGAATCTATCAGGCCCTGAGTACCGCACCCGGATTCATGATGCCCTTTGGATCAAGCGCTGCCTTGATCGCGCGCATCGCCGCCAGTTTGGCCGGATCGCCATAGCGCTCCAGATCGCCCACTTTCAGGCGGCCCACGCCGTGCTCTGCACTGACCGACCCTTCAAGGCGGTGGACCAGATCATGCACCGCCCGCTTGATCTTGTCCCGCTCCTCCATGTGATCCGCGCGGGTTTTCCCGGGCATTGGAAACACGTTGTAATGCAGGTTTCCATCGCCCACATGGCCGAAACAATTGATGCGAAACGGTCCCAAGGCCGCGATGACCTGTTCGCCTTGTGCAATGAAGTCCGGGATCGCTCCAATCGGGACAGAGATATCGTGGCTCGACACCGACCCGATGCGGCGGTTAGCCTCCGGCAT encodes:
- a CDS encoding S-methyl-5'-thioadenosine phosphorylase, with translation MADTKIGVIGGSGIYEIDGLTDAEWTQVDSPWGPPSDAILTGTLDGVPMAFLPRHGRGHVHSPTTVPYRANIDALKRLGVTDVISVSACGSFREEMAPGDFVIVDQFIDRTFAREKSFFGTGCVAHVSVAHPTCPRLSDACETAAREAEITVRRGGTYLAMEGPQFSSLAESKMYRDVWGCDVIGMTNMPEAKLAREAELCYASVAMITDYDSWHPDHGAVEITDIIRTLQGNADKARTLVSRLPFLLGPERLPCPHSCDRALEHAIMTAPEKRDPALLAKLDAVAGRVLQPS
- a CDS encoding LysE family translocator, with product MPFDLWLAFVAASTALLLIPGPTVLLVLSYALSKGRSVAVASAAGVALGDLVAMTAALMGLGALVLASATLFTLLKWAGAIYLVFLGIKLLRSAPSSGLDAVRTSREVTARSVFGHAAAVTALNPKSIAFFIAFVPQFIRPDAALLPQFAILIATFVGLATLNALAYALLADRLRATIGRPSVITWLTRAGGATLIGMGVLTATLRRATP
- a CDS encoding adenine phosphoribosyltransferase; the protein is MKTVQDYIRTIVDFPHEGIMFRDVTTLFADPRGFRMAIDQLLHPYAGQQIDKVVGLEARGFILGGAVAHQLTVGFVPIRKKGKLPGTTISQDYKLEYGEAIVEVHDDAIQPGEKVLVVDDLLATGGTAAAGISLIERLGGEIVSCAFVIDLPDLGGRAVLEKMGMDVHALCSFEGA